The genomic interval GCAAGGAACTTTTAAATTTCTTAGACCGAAATATTAGGCCAATGAGATTGAAAGGCCTAGAGCTCATGTTGGTGCTTGAACCGATAGTTCGTTTTCCTGGCATCAAGAATAAGGCTCCACCCTAGGCTCGAATGCCATAAATCTTCTTTTTATTTGAAAGAAACCAACAATTGCGCTCTAACACTTGATTGGAAAGGACTTTGTCATGCACCCATCTCAACCTTTCCAAATCCTCTTTGGCAAATACCCTCTTGTCATATTGACATATGAAGGTAGTTTCTATGGGTAGCCTTAAAAGATTCAATCCTGCTTCGTAACTAACGAATCGAGGGATGTCTCCCCTACGACCTGCCAGCCAAAGGGGGTCTCCCACTGCAACCATTGAGCTATAACCATCTTCTCTAGCTGATTCGGCCGCCGTGATTACATTTTGTAGCGTGATCTTTGGATCAAAGACGCCATTGGTTAGATAAGATTTCTCAGAATCGAGGATTTGCAACCTACCCTCTTTTATCGCCCTGACCAATCTCGCAGACAAATTCCCATCT from Methanomassiliicoccales archaeon carries:
- a CDS encoding MEDS domain-containing protein, with the protein product MHSWTHRLIKGDHVLHMYENVPEQEQAVLELFNWASENAKMFYFTSKKESEYGITSFSRDGNLSARLVRAIKEGRLQILDSEKSYLTNGVFDPKITLQNVITAAESAREDGYSSMVAVGDPLWLAGRRGDIPRFVSYEAGLNLLRLPIETTFICQYDKRVFAKEDLERLRWVHDKVLSNQVLERNCWFLSNKKKIYGIRA